A stretch of DNA from Pangasianodon hypophthalmus isolate fPanHyp1 chromosome 2, fPanHyp1.pri, whole genome shotgun sequence:
gatagatagatagatagataaacagaaatCCACACAGTGTCTGAGCTCAGGTTCGCTCCCTGCACTCTCGAAAAAACAACTTCTGATAGTTTGAGATCACGAGAAGAAAATTATGTCCTTTCTGGACTTCAGTAGTAACATTTGTAAACCCAGAAATATAAACCACTCTGAGTGTAATAGTGAATAATAGTGAATTATAGTGAATAATAGTGAATTAGGAGGAATTTCAATCggaaatctggcaacccgacTAAGCAGCATCATGGCGTCCATCACAGACCTGAAAAGCGGTGAGTTTAAACTTTACTCTTCTGTTATTATCACTTTAATAACTTCAGCTTACACTTTAAACACTCGTtaattatttactgaataaaGCACCTGCGCTAACTGATTTCactaaatcatatttttaacctGAACCCGTCGCTGCTAATGTGGCTAACTCCGActgctaatgttttggaaacaaGCAAAATTACCTCAGCGGTTAGAGAGGCGACTGcactaagctaagctaagctaatttAAGTTAAGTTAAGTCAagttaagctaagctaagctaactgTCACTCTGTACAGATTAAATTCCTGACAGATaaagagcgcattaataaaagccaaaacagtttaaacagtttaattaaAGCCAAACcaaaacagtttatttaaagTTACCTCAGacatctaaatctaaaacaGTCACATAACAGCTGCTATGttacacatttacaaatatattttataatatcgCAGATTATTTACTTAAAACACGAgacgtgtttgtgtttattaacgACTTCTTGTTGTTACAGAGGCGAAACTATACAATTTCTAATTACACAAATGTAATATTCTGCTGAAAATCATGCTCCAAACACAACACTTAAAATAACGTTACAGTAATTAAGTATTCAAACATCTGAATAATCTctgaaacataaaaatattaaacacaaaacactgaatataaaagtcctgtgtgtgttttagtggtTTGAGGGTGTAGGACTGTTTGTtatccagcagggggcagtacAGAGCTGCGTGCCTCATCACCCCACACACTGACTTCCTGCTGCTCATCACTAATATTACATtacactgcgtgtgtgtgtgtgcgtgtgtgtgtattgtatgtgtatgcgtgcgtgtttgtgtgtgtgtctgtgtgtgtgtgcgcgcgcgcgtgtgtgtgtgtgtgttacagcccTGAAGGAGACGTTGGAGGCGCGAGGCGTGCTCTCGCAGCTCAGAGCGAGGATGAGGGCGGAGGTGTTCAGGGCGTTAGATGATCCGAGCGAGCCACGCCCCTCACCGAGCCGAGAGACGCTGCTGATTAACGAGCTGATACGCGAGTACCTCAAGTTCCACAAGTACCATCACACCGAGTCTGTGCTCATCGCAggtacacacacttcactgtagcagtgagacaggtgtcagtgagacaggtgtcaGGGAGACAGgtagcagtgagacaggtgtcaGGGAGACAGgtagcagtgagacaggtgtcaGGGAGACAGTTAGCAGTGAGACAGggagcagtgagacaggtgtcaGGGAGACAGGTGTCAGGGAGACAGgtagcagtgagacaggtgtcaGGGAGACAGgtagcagtgagacaggtgtcaGGGAGACAGTTAGCAGTGAGACAGggagcagtgagacaggtgtcaGGGAGACAGgtagcagtgagacaggtgtcagtgagacaggtagcaGTGAGACAggggtcagtgagacaggtgtcagtgagacaggtagcaGTGAGACAggggtcagtgagacaggtagcagtgagacaggtgtcagtgagacaggtagcagtgagacaggtgtcagtgagacaggtgtcagtgagacaggtagcagtgagacaggtagcAGTAGGACAGGTAGCAGTAGGACAGgtagcagtgagacaggtagcagtgagacaggtgtcagtgagacaggtagcagtgagacaggtgtcagtgagacaggtagcagtgagacaggtgtcagtgagacaggtgtcagtgagacaggtagcagtgagacaggtgtcagtgagacaggtagcaGTAGGACAGGTAGCAGTAGGACAGGTAGCAGTGAGACAggggtcagtgagacaggtagcagtgagacaggtgtcagtgagacaggtgtcagtgagacaggtagcagtgagacaggtagcATTCGTGCTctgtgggtgggaggggcagactccttctctcccctgtcagtcacagtgacactagccaatcacagctgTCTGTCAGCTCATGTATGTGAAAGAGGGCAGACAGTGCTTTCCTCCGCAGCATGAGCGCCCCCTCaccccgtgtgtgtgttgtgtgtgtggtgtatgttgtatgtgtgtgtgtgtgtgtgggtgttttgtgtgatgtgtgttgtgtgtgtgtatgtatgtgtgtgtgtgtgtgatgtgtgtgtgtgtgtgtgtgtctgtgtgtgtgtgtgttgtatgtgtatgcgtgtgggtgttttgtgtgatgtgtgtgtgtgtgtgcacatgcgtgtgtgttgtatgtgtgagcacgtgtgtgtgttgtgtgggtgttttgtgtgatgtgtgttgtgtgtgtgtgtgtgttgtatgtgtgtgtgttgtatgtgtgtgggtgttttgtgtgatgtgtgttgtgtgtgtgtgtgcacatgcgtgtgtgttttatgtgttgtatgtgtgtgggtgttgtgtgtgtatgtgcacatgcgtgtgtgttttatgtgttgtatgtgtgatgtgtgttgtgtgtgtgtgcacatgcgtgtgtgttttatgtgttgtatgtgtgtgggtgttgtgcgtgtgtgtgcacatgcgtgtgtgttgtatgtgtgtgggtgttttgtgtgatgtgtgttgtgtgtgtgtgtgtgtgtgtgtgcacgtgtgtgtgttgtgtgtgttgtatgtgttgtatgtgtgtgggtgttatgtgtgtgtgtgtgtgcatgtgtgtgtgttgtgtgtgtgtagagtcaGGACAGCAGGATGTTCCTCTGGACCGAACATTTATCGCCAACGAACTGAACATTGTAGAAGAGCCGAGCGCCAGgacactgtgagtgtgtattactgcacacacacacacacacacacacaaaacacacacacacacacacacacacacacagagtgaggtCCTGAGGttaatatggtgtgtgtgtgtgtgtgtgtgtgtgtgatagtccTCTGCTGTATGGAGTCATCTCTCACTTCCTGAATGAGGACAGAgcatgaaagacagacaggtgaacatctgcacacacacacacacacacacacacacacacacacacacacacgcatacacacacaacacacacacacacacacacacgcatacacacacacacacacacacacacacacacacgcatacacacacaacacacacacacacacacacacacacacatgcatacacacacatacacacacacacacacgcatacacacacacacacacaaacgcatacacacacacgcatacatatacatatacacacacacacacacatgcatacacacacatacatacaccatacacacacacacacacacacacacacacaaaacacacacacacacacacacacacgcatacaacacacacgcatacacacacacacacacacacacacacacacacgcatacacacatgcatacacacacatacatacaccatacacacacacacacacacacacacacacaaaacacacacacacacacgcatacaacacacacgcatacacacacacacacacacacgcatacacacacacacacacacgcatacatatacatatacacacacacacacacacacacacacatgcatacacacacatacatacaccatacacacacacacacacacaaaacacacgcacacacacacacacacacacacacacacacacacgcatacaacacacacgcatacacacacacacacgcatacacacacacatgcatacacacacacacacacacacatgcatacacacacaacacacacgcatacatatacatatacacacacacacacacatgcatacacacacatacatacaccatacacacacacacacacacacaaaacacacgcacacacacacacacacacacacacacacacacgcatacaacacacacgcatacacacacacacacacgcacacacacacacgcatacacacacgcatacacacacacgcacacacacacacacacgcatacacacacacacacacacacacacacacacgcatacaacacacacgcatacacacacacgcatacacacacacacacacacgcatacacacacacacacatgcatacacacacacacacacgcatacatatacatacacacacacacacacacacacatgcatacacacacatacatacaccatacacacacacacacacacaaaacacacgcacacacacacacacgcatacaacacacacgcatacacacacacacacgcacacacacacgcatacacacacacacacgcatacacacacacacacacacacgcatacaacacacatgcatacacacacacgcatacacacacacacacacacacacacgcatacacacacacacacacacacacacacacgcatacacacacacgcatacacacacacacacacgcatacacacacacacacgcatacacacacacgcatacacacacacatgcatacacacactacacatacacacacacacacacacacatacatacaccatacacacacacacacacacacacaacaaacacgcatacacatacatatatacacacacacacgcatacacacacacacacacacgcatacacacacacaacacacacgcatacacatacatatacacacacacacacacacatacaccatacacacacacacataacacacacgcatacacatacatatatatacacacaaacacacacacaacacacacacaacacacacgcatacacatacatatacacacacacacacacacatacacacaaacacacacaacacacacaacacacacacacacacacacacgcatacacacacacacacacacacacacacacacacgcatacacacacaacacacacacacacacacacacacacacatgcatacacacacatacacacacacacacacgcatacacacacacacacacaaacgcatacacacacacgcatacatatacatatacacacacacacatgcatacacacacatacatacaccatacacacacacacacacacacacacaaaacacacacacacacacacacacacgcatacaacacacacgcatacacacacacacacacacacacacacacacgcatacacacatgcatacacacacatacatacaccatacacacacacacacacacacacacacaaaacacacacacacacacacacacacgcatacaacacacacgcatacacacacacacacacacacgcatacacacacacacacacacgcatacatatacatatacacacacacacacacacacacacacatgcatacacacacatacatacaccatacacacacacacacacacaaaacacacgcacacacacacacacacacacacacacacgcatacaacacacacgcatacacacacacacacgcatacacacacacatgcatacacacacacacacacacacatgcatacacacacaacacacacgcatacatatacatatacacacacacacacacatgcatacacacacatacatacaccatacacacacacacacacacacaaaacacacgcacacacacacacacacacacacacgcatacaacacacacgcatacacacacacacacacacgcacacacacacacgcatacacacacgcatacacacacacgcacacacacacacacacgcatacacacacacacacacacacacacacacacacgcatacaacacacacgcatacacacacacgcatacacacacacacacgcatacacacacacacacatgcatacacacacacacacacacgcatacatatacatacacacacacacacacacacacacatgcatacacacacatacatacaccatacacacacacacacacacaaaacacacgcacacacacacacacacatacaacacacacgcatacacacacacacacgcacacacacacgcatacacacacacacacgcatacacacacacacacacacgcatacaacacacatgcatacacacacacgcatacacacacacacacacacacacacacgcatacacacacacacacacacacacacacgcatacacacacacgcatacacacacacacacacgcatacacacacacacaagcatacacacacacgcatacacacacacatgcatacacacactacacatacacacacacacacacacacacacacacatacatacaccatacacacacacacacacacacacaacaaacacgcatacacatacatatatacacacacacacgcatacacacacacacacacacgcatacacacacacaacacacacgcatacacatacatatacacacacacacacacacatacaccatacacacacacacataacacacacgcatacacatacatatatatacacacaaacacacacacaacacacacacaacacacacgcatacacatacatatacacacacacacacacacatacacacaaacacacacaacacacacgcatacacatacatatatacacacacacacacacacatacatacaccatacacacacacacacacacaacacacacgcatacacacacaacacacacgcatacacacacacacgcatacacacacacacatacatacaccatacacacacacacacacacacaacacacacgcatacacacacacacacacgcatacacacacacacacaacacacacacacacgcatacacacacacgcatacacacacacacacaacacacacacatgcatacacacactacacatacacacacacacacacacacacacacacacacatacatacaccatacacacacacacacacacaacaaacacgcatacacatacatatatacacacacacacgcatacacacacacacacgcatacacacacacaacacacacgcatacacatacatatacacacacacacatacatacaccatacacacacacacataacacacacgcatacacatacatatatatacactcaaacacacacacaacacacacacacacgcatacacatacatatatacacacacacacacacacatacatacaccatacacacacacacacacaacacacacgcatacacacacaacacacacacacatgcatacacacacacacaacacacacgcatacacatacataaacacacacacacacatgcatacacacacacacacaacacacacgcatacacatacatatacacacacacacacacgcatacacacacacacaacacacacacacacacgcatacacacacacacgcatacacacacacacacacaacacacacacatgcatacacacactacacatacacacacacacacacacacacacatacacacacacacatacatacaccatacacacacacacacgcatacacacacacacaacacacacacacacgcatacacacacacacgcatacgcacacacacacaacacacacactacacatacacacacacacacacatacatacaccatacacacacacacacacacacacaacaaacacgcatacacatacatatatacacacacacacgcatacacacacacacacacgcatacacacacacagcacacacgcatacacatacatatacacacacacacacatacatacaccatacacacacacacataacacacacgcatacacatacatatatatacacacaaacacacacacaacacacaacacacacgcatacacatacatatacacacacacacacacacatacatacaccatacacacacacacacacacatacacacacatacatatacacacacacacacacacacaacacacatgcatacacatacatatatatatatatatacactcacacacacacaacacacatgcatacacatacatatatacacacacacacacacacacacaacacacacacacacacacacacacacaacacacacgcatacacacacaacacacacacacatgcatacacacacacacaacacacacgcatacacatacataaacacacacacacacatacatacaccatacacacacacacacaacacacacgcatacacacacaacacacacacacatgcatacacacacacacacaacacacacgcatacacatacatatacacacacacatacatacaccatacacacacacacacacgcatacacatacatatacacacacacacatacatacaccatacacacacaacacacatgcatacacatacatatatacacacacacacacacacaacacacatgcatacacataaatatatatatacacacacacacacacacaacacacacgcatacacatacatatatacacacacacacatacttacaccatacacacacacacacacaacaaacacgcatacacatacatatatacacacacacacacatacatacaccatacacacacacacacacacaacacacacgcatacacacacaacacacacacacatgcatacacacacatacacatacacacacacacacacacaaatacacacacacacccacacccccccacacacatacatacacatacacacacacaaacacccacacacatgcatacacacacacacacacatgcatacacacacacacaaacacacccacacacatgcatacacacacacacacacataaaacacacacacacacacacacaaacacacccacacacatgcatacacatacatatacatatacacacacacccacacacatgcatacacatacatacacacacatgcatacacatacatacacatatacacacacacccacacacatgcatacacatacaacacacacatgcatacacatatacacacacacccacacacatgcatacacatacatacacatatacacacacacccacacacatgcatacacatacaacacacacatgcatacacatacatacacacacatgcatacacatacatatacacacacacacacacacacacaacacacatgcatacacatacatatatatatatatacactcacacacacacaacacacacgcatacacatacatatacacacacacacacacacacacaacacacatgcatacacatacatatatatatatatacacacaacacacacacaacacacacgcatacacatacatatatacacacacacacacacacacacacacacacatacatacaccatacacacacacacaacacacacgcatacacacacaacacacacacacacatgcatacacacacacacatacacataaaacacacacacacaaacacacccacacacatgcatacacatacacacacacatacacacaaacacacacacacatgcatgtacatacatacacatatacacacacacccacacacatgcatacacatacatacacacacatgcatacacatacatacacatatacacacacacccacacacatacatacacatacaacacacacatgcatacacatacaacacacacatgcatacacatacatacacatatacacacacacccacacacatacatacacatatacacacacacccacacacatgcatacacatacaacacacacatgcatacacatacaacacacacatgcatacacatacatacacacacatgcatacacatacatacacatacacacacacacacacacacatgcatacacatacaacacacacatgcatacacatacaacacacacatgcatacacatacatacacacacatgcatacacatacatacacatacacacacacacacacacatgcatacacatacaacacacacatgcatacacatacatgcacatatacacacacacccacacacacacacacacatacatgcatacacacacatgcatacacatgcatacacacacacgcatacacccacacacacgtgcacacacacatgcatacacacatacatgcatacacacacacacatgcacacacacatacaacacacacacgcacacatgcatatacacacatacacacacatgcatacacacacgcatacacacacacacgcacatacacacacttgcgtacacacacatatacacacacactcacacacatacacacacacatacacacacacatacacacatgcacacacacccaactCACTGAGAGactcatgcaaacacacactagcactatttctgtttcatcatccctaataaataaaaattgatttCCAGAGCCTGGGACGTCACATGACAACAGAAGTCACATGACAACAGAAGTCACATGACAACAGAAGTCACATGACAGTGTGAAGTCACAACAccattaaattattattgtttacatgATGAAGTGTACCAAAAGCTCCATGAgtgtgtgagtctcagtgtTTAGATGTGTTTTATCTTGCTATacttttctaaaaataaaatctttttttaaataatgttttattgtgtgtgattctttctgtgtgtgtgtgtgtgtgtgtgtgtgtgtgtttgtttgatcACACAGTAACGTGACCTAACTGAGTTTATCTCAAATTAAGCTCAGACTCACGGTTGTGTTTGGTGTGGTGTCGCTGCAGTTCTCTGCATGGCCACACTGGTATTGTGTTTAACGCTGAGCGTGTTTCAGCGTCACAGCATTCgtcttttaaattaaacacatttacttCAGAGGGGAATTTATACATATGCAGATACAGAAATAAAGcaatacattaacacacacattcacattttagCCCGAGTTCCTACACACATTCCCTCACACTAATTATCATTATCACTAGTAGTAGATCATAGATCATAGATtttgaataattattaataactcACACATTACTGCACACAATATTATTAGAATGTCAGGTGGACAGCTCAATAActgatattaaaattttaatttgcacatatttgttttcacacaatttgcatattcataaattGATGATGATTGTGCACGCAAATGAACACACAAACTGACACATCCCTAAATTGGGATGAGATTCTGTACATCAGCAGCAgctatttgtgtgtatgtgtgtgtgtgtgtgtgtgtgtgtgtccatgcgtgtgtgtgtgtgtgtgtgtgtctgtgcgttgTTTACAGGTTAGTAAACATCAGGCTCAAATCTTGTTGGCCCATATTTAGTCACATTGAGCTttactttaaacactttaaacgcacacacactacgCTGCAGATTCCAGACTACACTGACCTTATATGGAActgtacatctctctctctctccctctctctctctctctctgtctctctctctctttgtcttcttttatatctctctctctcccactgttCCTGTCTCTCTTGTTTCTGCAGATATCTAGTAGGGTCTTGATGTAGAGCAGAGTCTGAGCTACAGgattttcctctgtgtgtgtgtgtgtctgtctgtctgtctgtgtgttttccgAGTACATTAACTCTGATGGAAACACCATCAGGCAGCTCAGTGGTGATTTATGGTGCACTAGAGGAGGTTGTCCTTTTATAGGAAGTTCCATTGGAGCGGTGggaatgtggtgtgtgtgcgtgtgtgtgtgtgtgtgtgtgtgtgtgtgtgtgtgtgcgcgtgcaccCAAAAAGGCTGTGAccgtgtgcagtgtgtgttagagggaaTCTCCCTCACTCTGTATGGGATTCCTCTGTAGATAACCGCAGTGTTGGCCATGTTGGGAGAGGGTGAAGTGAAAAATGCAGACTGCAATAAACACCACATTACAGCTCTGTGtctgaatgtatgtgtgttattaacTACATTTATTATGGTGATGATTAGAATGTATTTAGGTATTAGATTGGGGGTATTAGATTGGGGGTATTAGTGGTGGGTATTAGATTGGGGATATTAGATTGGGGATATTAGTGGTGGGGTATTAGATTGGAATATTAGCGGTGGGGTATTAGATTGGGGGTATTAGATTGGGATATTAGTGGTGGGGTATTAGATTGGGGGTATTAGATTGGGATATTAGTGGTGGGGTATTAGATTGGGGGTATTAGATTGGGATATTAGTGGTGGGGTATTAGATTGGGGGTATTAGATTGGGATATTAGTGGTGGGGTATTAGATTGGGGGTATTAGATTGGGATATTAGTGGTGGGGTATTAGATTGGGGGTATTAGTGGTGGGGTATTAGATTGGGGGTATTAGTGGTGGGGTATTAGATTGGGATATTAGTGGTGGGGTATTAGATTGGGGGTATTAGATTGGGATATTAGTGGTGGGGTATTAGATTGGGGGTATTAGATTGGGGGTATTAGATTGGGATATTAGTGGTGGGGTATTAGATTGGGGGTATTAGATTGGGGGTATTTAACAGTCTCTCTCAGTGAAATATAATGAAGTTAGTGAC
This window harbors:
- the cep20 gene encoding lisH domain-containing protein FOPNL; the encoded protein is MASITDLKSALKETLEARGVLSQLRARMRAEVFRALDDPSEPRPSPSRETLLINELIREYLKFHKYHHTESVLIAESGQQDVPLDRTFIANELNIVEEPSARTLPLLYGVISHFLNEDRA